tgtatgaataaattaattagtcaattaattaaaagaaatccAGCAGATGACAGATTCAGAGAATCTCATAATTCATCGACATTGATGAGATAAAATATACGTACATACACATGCCATtacaaaaaagataaataaaagaacaagGGAGAGACAGAACAACCCGTACGTACATTACAGCTTACGGCAATAATTAAACATTATATTATTGCTTCATGTTCCCTAACATTTTCATCAGAaatctattataattttatacatataaaaaaaaaacaaaacaggaACATCTTCGAGGAAGAACAAGCCGCGATCTAGACTCCCTGCTCGACCCCTCTCGAGCCGGTCTGCTAATTCCAGATTTTATCGATTCGGTTTTATCAGATTTCCTCCCAAGAGATTGCTTTCAGCCGATACTCTCATCGATGAAGTACATCGCCAAATCAAGCTTTGATCATCTCGGTCGATGCGAGCTCTTCAGCTTCTGTTCCGACACTTCTCCACAGCTCTTGGTGCTACAAGTACAAAAGAGAATAATTTCATAAGATATATGTACAGAACCCAATAAACCGAAATGAAATTATGGAGAACCAGATTGATAATTACGTACCGAGTCCAATAGCCTCGGATCCTTTCATTATCCTTAGACGCTTGCATGAATCGACAAACATCCTACAGAgatccaaaaaagaaatatatcagTCGACTTGATATACGAATTAtgtaaattagaaaattattattagctTTAGGTCGAGAAATTATCGAGTGAAGATGATCAAATAATGGAACTTACTCCCATGGCACGTCTCCCACGAGCATCCAATCCCCATCCTTATCCTCATAAGTGGGCACATAGTCGGATCCATTTAAGAGGTCTATCAGTTTGCTCTCATTCATGAAGTCCTTCATCCCTTGTGACCCACAGTTGCCTAATAATTTCCATAAAAGATACAAACCCGTCAGTCCACCGGTCACGTCAATGTTCTTATACGCATACTCTCGACACAAAGGAATATTATCTTGGCATATGCTTGGTCTttgaaaagaagagaaatatATACCAATGGTGAATGATCTGAACATATTCGCCAGGTCATCGGAGAGTTCCTGATAGCTCTTGTACAGTTTCAGGTCCACCTTGCGCAGATAGGGCGCGCCGTCCATGCTGACTTTAACGTACGCGGCGCTGCTGCTGGGTTTGTCCGACTCATCGGTGTTGCTCTTCTGGACGGCCATGATGTTCTTCCGGAACGACCGGACGGGTGGCCAACCCACCACCTGTGCCctgaataattttttgagaGCAGCCAAGAGTTAATTCATGAAATCGATTCATATTCATgaagatattaattaatttgatctTTTACGGAAAGTATTGTTTAAATTTGACCATAAATATTATgggaaaatacaaaaataaatatcggCAGCTGTAAAAGGTATTCATATTTACTAAAAGATGGATGGGCCGTGTAGTGGACATCGCATTGGACTTTAGGATGAGTTTTCCATGTATTTAGGCTTTTTCGTGGGAGTGTGTGGTTGGTCAGAGAAAGCCAAAGATTCCAAATGTTTTGTTCTTTTCCTCCGTTTCCCCGACAACCAGGCTTGGCCACAAACGTCAATCAATCTATTCTAAATTCTAAAGAGATAGGAACTTTGCCTACCCGGAAAATTCATtcctaatttatttattaataaccagaaaaaaataaaatttagttaagaaaataaaaagtctTGCAAATTTAGAAATAGCATTATAGGTTTGTAGATGTTCCATAATTAATAAGGTGATTGAATTAAAGTATGTTGATGATATTTTGGCTGATTttctaattgaaaattttaatgaatTGAACTCAGGAAGCCAGCCACATATAGCATTAAGGTCAAGTATATATGcctaaaaaattttgaatgttatttttttttctttttggggcTAAATTTATATTCCTCATATAATGGGGAGACATCTATGCATAAAACTACGGTGCACTAATCAATTTGCCTAATTGCATAAGCATCACATATATAGGAATAAAGCAAACAACCCAAAAgacaattaaaatattctcttttttttcactaTTCATTCATAATAACTTGTCATCAACATCTAGCAAATAAATTATCTCCCTAGCTAATAAGCTTCCGAGTTAATCCTTATCTTAGGTTCCGAGTCTATCGCGATAACATGGATTCGAAAAGGAAATATAACTCAAAAGGAAGAGGATTAGTGAGGCTACTTGGCAGGAGGCTTCGCGGGGTCGGTGCTCGATTGGGCAACGACGGTCTTCTCCTTCATCTTCTCGGCCTTCTCCGCGTTCGAATCTTTCGAGGAGAAGTTGAGCTTCAAGTCGACAGTCTCCATGAACCCTCTCTTCCCATAACCACCGTTACCGTTATTGCTAGCACCCTTGAGGGCCTCCGGCTCATTGTTACCGCCGGCTTTCCCACCAGGCAACCCAAGCCTGAGCTCGGTCTCCTCGAAATCGATCGTGTGGAATTTGTCAGGCTTTGCAGCCGCCATTTCCTGTCTAATAGGTCCTCTCACACCCTTTAGTTTCCTTCTTTAGCTTCCTCTGTTACTCCGAGTCTCGAATGGTTAAATTGCTGGCTCAGTCGATTGTTCTTAAGAGAGGGAGTGGAAGTTTTGATTGATGGGAGAGATAATGGGAGGAATCGAGGGAGGGAAAGATGGTCAATACGGGCATGGAGTGATATAAAAGAACATCATGGGTGTTGGCATTGGAAGGTATCGGAGGGCTTAGATCTTGACACGTGGAGGTCGGGATTAGCTGGGATGGTCCCCGGCTTGTCGGGGAAATGATGTCATGAGTGATGTAATTATTTAGAATGATTGTGGAGAGGCAAGTGGACAAGTCTAGTTGGCCTTGGTTAGCctttttataaaaagaaaataaaaaaaattactctcTTTGCTCCACCATCTAGGTGTCTCCATATTATTCCCTCTACCCGAAAAatcaaaaatgaaattataccCAAAAGAgaatgagaaagaaaaaagaaaaaggaaatcaccctataaaaaaattgtttctGACAAAACTATCCTATTGGAGAAGAAATTCTTGGTGATTCTTGCCATTTGAGCtcaaatttcaatttgatCCCTGACGGCGTTGCCATAATTCTCCCTTCTAGCGAAAATGTCGCGTGATCTATTGTCAACGAAACTAGACTAATTATTGCTGATTTCATATCGATTTACTTCTGCAGGTAATTTTATAAAGTTTAAAGCTCTTTTTACGTGAAAGTTATTAACACGGAGATGATCAATAATTTGTCAAATTCGAAGCTCAACGTGGAAACTAAATAAGAtatcatcatatataataaaggtacgttttctcttttcttttttttaggaaaattGAGGTTAATGGGAGCTCCAAACATGAAAATGATTGCCACTGGCCTTCACTTCAAGATGAACTGAGCCTTATCTTCTCTCGCACTTTGTGTGGTAACAATCAAAGATGAGCATGCCCTTATTCCATATACCCCacatgaaattaatgctttaATGCTCACTAAAACTCTATCCAATGGAAATTTGACATAGATCTACGAGTCTCAGCCCCAGGGTGGACGGAGAGGGGACTAAGAACAAATCTGACATAGATCTAGTGTAAATTTAGCTCAGCTTTCACGAGTCTCTCGATCCTACTATTCACGAGAACAAATATGGAAGCGGCTCTTTAGTACAAAAGCTTCATAAACAATAACTTGAAAGGTTTGATTCCTAAGAATATGTTAAAACCATTTGGTTGGGAAAGTTACacttcataaataaaaaaaggtatAGCGCAATGGCGCATACTTTCGCTTAATAATCAATAGATTTCATATTCAATACTTATTGTGAGGCTATCTgtccatttattaattattaggattTCTTATATTAGGATTATGTGCCTcttttataaccgaaaaaagaaattatgtttcaaaattctagtgacttttttttattgatcaCAATCTCATAAGAGCATAATGAATTTTAATCGAAGTCTTGGGAAATATTAAAGGCGGAGCAACTGTTATCTTTTGTGCTTAAACTTTTTTTGGTGTTTAAAGCCTAAAGCTAGAAAtgattaatttgataattaaaaCTTTATTCCCCAAAAATTTCTCTTAGATGTATATTAATCATGTAGTATGCAGTGTATGCATGGCATTACAATCAACTAACATCGAGTTGTTACGTGGGGCCCGATCCGGGAGAAAAGTCAGCAGATCGTAGGGTAGCCAATTGGTTGATGGATTGACAGGAAGGATCTTTGCGGGCCCGCTCCGCAACAATGTTTTGAGGGTGCATGGGACACGTTCGCATGTGAGCCAGTTCATCTTACGCCGCAAGCCCTTGTGCTTGTGCTCCCATCAATGTTATAATACTTgaatcttcttttttccttgcccgtagaaaaataaaattcacaaccaaaaaaaaaaattatatcctATTTTTGCTTCTTCcaagtataaatatatagctTGTTAGCTGCAAAaggagaaattaaataaaattcaacGGTGATTAATTAATGGAGAATGATGAGAGTAATCTAAGATTTCACTTAAAGTAACTGATTAAATCGCAATATGCAATCTTCAACTGATAATTGTGTATTTGTTCGATAAATTGCATGTCGATCTATTTAATTAATGACTAAATTTGAGGGACATTGTAGAATTTTTCCTTGCAGCTTGTCTCATCCTAATAAGAAAggaaattcaatatatatatatatatatatataacttctGATGTTTGTGAAATGTTTCATCTTTTTAGTACCCAAATTCTCCATATCGGGGCATGCCATGGGGAGTGCAGCCCTTTTCTCCATATAATATGTCTCGTGATATGAGTCGTATGGCCCCCATTCCGTTTTCTCATTATGGGTACTCTGTGGTTCCATGCATCTACCATCTATCTGGcagataaaaataatgaacTAATAATGTACAGTTGCAAATGAAATAATATACTTTcctaattagaaaataaactGTTCGAGATAAGCACGGCAACAATGTTCCGTGCTTGTAGCTACAGGCATGTTTGCCAATTGATTTCATCATGTAATGCATGCATGATTG
The sequence above is drawn from the Punica granatum isolate Tunisia-2019 chromosome 5, ASM765513v2, whole genome shotgun sequence genome and encodes:
- the LOC116207441 gene encoding auxin-responsive protein IAA16, which encodes MAAAKPDKFHTIDFEETELRLGLPGGKAGGNNEPEALKGASNNGNGGYGKRGFMETVDLKLNFSSKDSNAEKAEKMKEKTVVAQSSTDPAKPPAKAQVVGWPPVRSFRKNIMAVQKSNTDESDKPSSSAAYVKVSMDGAPYLRKVDLKLYKSYQELSDDLANMFRSFTIGNCGSQGMKDFMNESKLIDLLNGSDYVPTYEDKDGDWMLVGDVPWEMFVDSCKRLRIMKGSEAIGLAPRAVEKCRNRS